The Cicer arietinum cultivar CDC Frontier isolate Library 1 chromosome 1, Cicar.CDCFrontier_v2.0, whole genome shotgun sequence genome contains the following window.
GCttatttcatcaaaatcatcCAATGATGACAAGAAAACTTCATCCAAACAAGAGAGCTGATCCGTTCCGTCGTCGTCGTCATCTCCTTTGCTCTCATATACACGACATATCACCCATTTACTATAATCCTGAAATTGAATCATACAAAAAagcaatcaaattaattaactgTTATAGTACAATAGTTTAATTTCCACTTCATCATATACAATTAAACATACTTTTATTGGTTGTGATTTTATTTTGGATGATGAGGAAGAGGAATTAGTAGAACTATGTGATAGACGAAATTCATGCATGATCCAATTGGTTTTGATACCAACAGAATCTGATTCTCCCATATGAAAGACAAAATGTTTCTTGATGCCAATTCTGTTGTTTTTGGTGCTACAAAACACTGGCTCTTCTATTCCTGTTGGCTTCCAATAACCATTGCAAGTGACTCTATTTTGTGTACTCCTTCTGCTATAGTAATACCATTTGTTTCCCTCAGCCAAAGCTCTACCATGAAGTTGCCATGGATCATATGAGTAAAGGTGAAGATCAGGAATGACATCAGGGTGGAAAGGTAAGAGTGGTGTTTTTTTTCTGTGAAGGAAATGAAGTACAAGCTCTTCATCTGTTGGATAAAAACGAAATCCGGGTGGAAGGTTCACATTGTTAATACTGTTATTATccattactttaaaaaattaacaaacagATAAAGGTGAGTAAGAAGATGAGTTCATTGTGTTTGAAAATAAGGTATTTATAGTGCAAACAAAGTATAGCAATATATTAATAGATGACATGAGGCAGAGTCTAAAGTGTCAAAACGTGAAGCATGATTAAgatgaatcaaatatataaaacattacATCTCATCAAATATGCATAATATTATATTAGTGGTAGATCAATCAGCACTATATATAGTGTGTGACTGTGTGTACACCAAACAAGCAACAAGCCGGCTCATAACGGAACGTGATGACTAGATACTTACTTGCTCAACAAAACGGGATCTACAAAAAGTGTGTGTGGAAGTGGAAGGGAGCTCATACTTTTTATGCActtcttttatttattgatcatCACAGTTCATGGTGGTATCATTCAGTTCCAACCTACCTCTGTTGTTATCCACTTTTGATGTGTTAATATGGGTTTGGTGTTAGAGCAATATTTGAAATGGGGTCACCCACTCTTGGAGTATATATCTACAACTACATATGCTTCATAATCACcaactattattttattgtacCTTTTTCTAGATTGGACTTAAATACAACTAAGAACTTTTTAATTTGGTTAGCTCCCAACCCATATGCGCTCTACCTAAACTAAATATAGTAGCTTCAATGAATGAGGAGAAGGGGAACTGCACATACATCCCATTCCCACACTTTATTGTTATCTTTATTATTGGTTACGAGCACACCCACTTTTTACATTTGTACCACATCTACCTAATCaggtataaaaatataattaattttattaaattagtagttaatttaaactataataaaaatatagttaatttatTACATGATTGACAAAAAAATCTAACGTGTCacatattatttattgtttttaacttttttttctttcattagaAAGATggtttaaagttatttttaatctaaaatcatCTTTTCACTCTTTTTTTACTCTACATTTAG
Protein-coding sequences here:
- the NAC01 gene encoding NAC domain-containing protein 104; this translates as MDNNSINNVNLPPGFRFYPTDEELVLHFLHRKKTPLLPFHPDVIPDLHLYSYDPWQLHGRALAEGNKWYYYSRRSTQNRVTCNGYWKPTGIEEPVFCSTKNNRIGIKKHFVFHMGESDSVGIKTNWIMHEFRLSHSSTNSSSSSSKIKSQPIKDYSKWVICRVYESKGDDDDDGTDQLSCLDEVFLSSLDDFDEISLPNYN